A stretch of the Planctomycetia bacterium genome encodes the following:
- a CDS encoding porin, which produces MRFVAVIVCACALVPATVPSASAQTADAARLDALQRQLAQQQAELQRLRQQVDSQQATIERLPPTVEPISLQTGGTAKDSAVAKAAEPKKGDDGWIDLSSEKWTIKLGGHVQTDYVMWADHSPTIPAQNYFEFRRLRLVADGTGYGVFDFRLQMTLEPETVGESGGAATSPDVKDAYLSMNEIPFIGRARIGNFFVPFGLEQVTNDTNNIFLERSIPTQGVFTADREVGVAFYNCTEDQNLSWSCGAFIDSISDTIKERIDDNQGLRLSSRVVWLPYYDEPSKGRYLIHTGAGVLYTDDQDNSIRFRTRPQIHEGPRLIDSGALLGSTYTTGNLELAGVYGPFTAQSEAYVSSVNLSNGDQKTFNGAYVHFSYFLTGENRIYERFGQHGAQFGRNVPFTNFFLVPGGKGWGAWEAKTRISYLDLDEVDRGRYNDVTAGVNWYWTERIRVMFDWIHPITTAETTYGETESDILGMRFDFNW; this is translated from the coding sequence ATGCGCTTCGTGGCTGTTATCGTTTGCGCCTGCGCGCTCGTCCCGGCGACAGTGCCGTCCGCCTCAGCTCAAACGGCGGATGCAGCGCGGCTCGATGCGCTGCAGCGTCAGTTGGCCCAACAACAAGCCGAGTTGCAGCGGTTGCGCCAGCAGGTTGATTCGCAACAAGCCACGATCGAGCGGCTGCCGCCGACGGTCGAGCCGATTTCGTTGCAAACCGGCGGAACGGCGAAGGACTCCGCCGTCGCCAAGGCCGCGGAACCGAAAAAGGGGGACGACGGTTGGATCGACCTCTCGTCGGAGAAATGGACCATCAAGCTTGGCGGCCATGTCCAGACCGACTACGTCATGTGGGCCGATCACTCGCCGACTATTCCGGCGCAGAATTATTTCGAATTCCGGCGGCTGCGTTTGGTCGCCGACGGAACTGGGTATGGTGTATTTGATTTCCGGTTGCAAATGACGTTGGAGCCGGAAACTGTCGGCGAAAGCGGCGGCGCAGCGACCTCGCCCGACGTGAAAGACGCCTATCTCTCGATGAACGAGATCCCCTTCATCGGCCGCGCTCGCATCGGCAACTTCTTCGTACCGTTCGGTCTGGAGCAAGTCACCAACGATACGAACAACATCTTCTTGGAGCGATCCATTCCCACGCAGGGCGTGTTCACGGCGGACCGGGAAGTCGGCGTGGCGTTTTACAATTGCACGGAAGATCAAAACCTCAGTTGGTCCTGCGGCGCATTCATCGACAGCATCAGCGATACCATCAAGGAACGCATCGACGACAACCAGGGCCTCCGCCTGAGCAGCCGCGTCGTCTGGTTGCCGTACTACGATGAACCGTCCAAAGGACGCTACCTGATTCACACCGGCGCTGGCGTCCTCTACACCGACGACCAGGACAACAGCATTCGCTTCCGCACGCGCCCGCAGATTCACGAGGGCCCGCGGCTGATTGACAGCGGCGCGCTCCTCGGCAGCACGTACACGACGGGAAACCTGGAACTGGCCGGCGTTTATGGTCCCTTCACGGCGCAAAGCGAGGCCTACGTTTCCTCGGTGAACCTGAGCAACGGCGATCAGAAGACCTTTAACGGCGCGTACGTTCACTTCAGCTACTTCCTGACTGGCGAGAACCGGATTTACGAACGGTTCGGCCAGCATGGAGCGCAGTTCGGGCGCAATGTGCCGTTCACGAATTTCTTCCTGGTGCCCGGCGGCAAAGGCTGGGGCGCGTGGGAAGCCAAGACGCGCATCTCGTATCTCGATTTGGACGAGGTCGATCGCGGCCGATACAACGACGTCACGGCAGGCGTCAACTGGTACTGGACGGAGCGGATTCGCGTGATGTTCGATTGGATTCATCCCATCACCACCGCGGAAACCACGTACGGCGAGACGGAATCGGACATCCTCGGCATGCGCTTCGACTTCAACTGGTAG
- a CDS encoding zf-HC2 domain-containing protein codes for MNCEAAENLIAALLAGELPDADCAALDAHLATCEACRELQAEWSRDDEQLRAGFTAWRAASETVAARTIRQLHREQLRTSPAATNSRVWPAFLGGLAAGFLLALLVWRPWAETPAVQQTVNLGPVPAPDAPSNAPPPTVAAKTVLASVVGNVEVLADQQGAWTAAVAGQEVPLGASIRTASDGLCEFTCPDGNTARMNVDTQVDVRQGSELELVRGQVWAGTQPGDEICVKTTDGAVLAQGGAVDVRRADSEMFVTAASGDAIVQLLNRTEPLRAGEELVIANSQVSRRDRAYSLALITAWMNPLLALKSPDDPELSAQVDALLSHLGETKMNLLSDAELRSLGPSCTVPLSRYVRSEDSQQQQERRRHAARLLADLAPVSLIGDMIELLADDDPEIRVQAATALRRLTGLEMDCPIEHWRESADDLQRQALQGWQAWWLQNSFRCQPSPAAPEPAVYKVRT; via the coding sequence ATGAACTGCGAAGCAGCCGAAAACCTGATCGCGGCATTGCTGGCTGGCGAATTGCCGGACGCAGATTGCGCTGCGCTCGACGCGCATCTCGCCACCTGTGAAGCCTGCCGGGAGTTGCAGGCGGAATGGTCGCGCGACGATGAACAATTGCGCGCCGGTTTCACGGCCTGGCGCGCCGCGAGTGAGACCGTGGCGGCGCGAACGATTCGTCAATTGCATCGCGAGCAACTGCGCACTTCGCCGGCGGCGACGAATTCGCGCGTCTGGCCTGCATTCCTGGGCGGCTTGGCGGCAGGGTTTTTGTTGGCGCTGCTGGTGTGGCGGCCTTGGGCAGAAACGCCGGCCGTGCAGCAGACCGTCAACCTGGGACCAGTGCCGGCGCCGGACGCGCCGAGCAATGCGCCGCCGCCGACCGTCGCCGCGAAAACGGTGCTTGCCTCTGTGGTTGGCAACGTCGAGGTCTTGGCGGATCAACAAGGCGCCTGGACGGCCGCCGTGGCTGGCCAGGAAGTGCCGCTCGGCGCTTCAATTCGCACCGCCAGCGACGGGCTGTGCGAGTTCACCTGTCCCGATGGCAATACCGCGCGCATGAACGTGGATACGCAGGTCGATGTCCGCCAGGGGAGCGAACTAGAACTTGTGCGCGGGCAAGTCTGGGCGGGGACGCAACCAGGCGATGAAATCTGCGTGAAAACGACCGACGGAGCGGTGCTGGCCCAAGGCGGCGCGGTCGACGTGCGTCGCGCCGATTCAGAAATGTTCGTCACCGCGGCCTCCGGCGACGCCATAGTGCAACTGTTGAATCGTACCGAGCCGCTGCGCGCCGGCGAGGAACTGGTGATCGCGAATTCGCAAGTCTCGCGGCGCGATCGAGCTTATAGTCTGGCGCTCATCACCGCGTGGATGAATCCGCTCTTGGCGCTCAAATCGCCCGACGACCCGGAGTTGAGCGCGCAGGTCGATGCGCTCTTGTCACATCTCGGCGAGACCAAGATGAACTTGCTCTCGGACGCCGAGCTGCGTTCGCTGGGGCCGAGTTGCACGGTGCCGCTCTCGCGGTATGTGCGTTCCGAAGATTCACAGCAACAGCAGGAGCGCCGACGGCACGCCGCGCGATTGTTGGCCGACTTAGCGCCCGTGTCGTTGATCGGCGACATGATCGAACTGCTCGCCGACGACGATCCAGAAATCCGCGTGCAAGCCGCCACGGCGTTGCGCCGGCTCACCGGTCTTGAAATGGATTGCCCGATCGAGCATTGGCGCGAATCGGCCGATGACCTCCAGCGCCAAGCGCTCCAAGGCTGGCAAGCCTGGTGGCTGCAAAACAGTTTTCGCTGCCAGCCGTCGCCGGCTGCTCCGGAACCGGCCGTGTATAAGGTGAGGACCTGA
- a CDS encoding sigma-70 family RNA polymerase sigma factor — MTDGELVRQALDGGATAFEELVRRWAGRVLAVCHAHVRSSHLAEDLAQESLMRAYRALGTLAEPEKFGSWLRGIAVRACLDWIKSRPASVVPFAALGEAMRAEDLADEQLGPDAGLEHEDEVQRLLAAVEALPVELGEVVMLYYYNDLTYHDLAQLLGIAPATVNARLTRARALLRSRLSKRSN; from the coding sequence ATGACCGATGGCGAATTGGTCCGCCAGGCGCTCGACGGCGGCGCCACGGCGTTCGAAGAGCTCGTGCGCCGCTGGGCGGGGCGCGTGCTGGCGGTCTGCCATGCGCATGTGCGGTCGTCCCATCTAGCGGAGGACCTGGCTCAAGAGTCGCTCATGCGGGCCTACCGTGCGCTCGGCACGCTGGCGGAGCCGGAGAAATTCGGCAGTTGGCTGCGCGGGATCGCGGTCCGGGCCTGCCTGGACTGGATCAAATCGCGCCCGGCGTCGGTCGTCCCGTTCGCGGCCTTGGGCGAGGCGATGCGGGCCGAAGACCTGGCGGACGAGCAACTCGGGCCAGATGCGGGACTGGAACATGAGGACGAGGTACAACGCTTGCTCGCGGCCGTGGAAGCGCTGCCGGTGGAATTGGGCGAGGTCGTGATGCTGTACTACTACAATGACCTGACGTATCACGACCTCGCGCAATTGCTCGGCATCGCGCCGGCCACGGTCAACGCGCGCCTGACGCGCGCGCGAGCGCTGCTACGGTCAAGACTGAGCAAACGGAGCAATTGA
- a CDS encoding DUF1080 domain-containing protein produces MIAFRLATFLLVISGTAFAPASAAETEWHPLFNGQDLAGWVAEHGASFAVQADGAIYCTGAGNYPAWLRSEREYENFELEFEYKLENYGEGGVFLHAPLHGRTSNVGFEIQLSDDSRHPGTCTASSGAVFGVLPPREHAADVDAWNLVQVRFEWPRLQVTINGSVVQDINIDEHEELRYRKRSGYLGLQDRGKPTWYRNARIRELPSRERWTDLFNGRDFQGWDQSEAGEVKWSVEDGAIVARDGNGYMITADTWRDIAFETYVQASPLSNGGVFFRWKSLTPKDRGYEIQIEDIPDSNNPTGSIYDVARAQEPPVTPGEWYLLQLFVKDSKALVRVNGRTVAKTDRLSIIRDGHIVLQMHQEDSVIRFKQLRIKKLDEQP; encoded by the coding sequence ATGATTGCATTTCGCCTCGCCACGTTCTTGCTGGTCATCTCTGGCACTGCCTTCGCACCTGCCTCGGCCGCCGAAACGGAATGGCATCCACTGTTCAACGGCCAGGACCTTGCCGGTTGGGTCGCCGAACACGGCGCGTCGTTCGCAGTACAAGCCGATGGCGCCATCTACTGCACGGGAGCAGGAAACTATCCGGCCTGGCTGCGGAGCGAGCGGGAGTACGAGAACTTCGAGCTGGAGTTCGAATACAAACTGGAAAACTACGGCGAGGGTGGCGTGTTCCTGCATGCGCCGCTTCACGGCAGGACCAGTAACGTCGGGTTCGAGATCCAACTCTCCGACGACTCGCGGCACCCGGGCACTTGCACGGCCTCCAGCGGCGCGGTGTTCGGCGTCCTGCCGCCGCGCGAGCATGCCGCCGACGTGGATGCGTGGAATCTCGTGCAGGTGCGTTTCGAGTGGCCGCGACTACAAGTGACGATCAACGGCAGCGTCGTGCAGGACATCAACATCGACGAGCACGAAGAACTGCGCTATCGCAAGCGTTCCGGTTACCTCGGCTTACAAGACCGGGGCAAGCCGACCTGGTATCGCAACGCGCGGATTCGCGAATTGCCCAGCCGGGAGCGCTGGACCGATTTATTCAATGGTCGGGATTTCCAGGGCTGGGACCAGTCCGAGGCCGGCGAGGTGAAATGGAGCGTCGAAGACGGCGCGATCGTCGCGCGCGACGGCAACGGGTACATGATCACCGCAGACACGTGGCGCGATATCGCCTTTGAGACCTACGTGCAGGCCAGCCCTCTGTCCAATGGTGGCGTGTTTTTTCGCTGGAAGTCGCTGACGCCGAAGGACCGCGGGTACGAGATCCAGATCGAGGACATTCCCGACAGCAACAACCCCACCGGCAGCATCTACGACGTCGCCCGGGCGCAGGAGCCGCCGGTCACGCCAGGCGAATGGTACCTCCTGCAACTCTTCGTGAAAGACTCGAAAGCCCTGGTCCGCGTGAACGGCCGCACGGTGGCCAAGACCGATCGCCTCTCGATCATCCGTGACGGACATATCGTACTCCAGATGCATCAAGAAGATTCCGTGATTCGCTTCAAGCAGTTGCGGATCAAGAAACTGGACGAGCAACCGTAG
- a CDS encoding peptidylprolyl isomerase codes for MPKQSKTRKSPLSCLESLEARWLFAGQLPGLGDATRQHLSIFINGQEEAVPAEIGVFQDHVELVHTKFSNGVIRVAPGETPTVPTELPTLGDFFETWRTKGGIAGNRADAFFDSTRIFGHAVDAGHTLRLFVNGVPSTQFDNHRLGFNEELTIVYDAIANTSPQLVELPNVTVLGGAPLLVGLDAFDADFDALYFDVQSSNPQLQASFLEGRNLRMSVQGFGDMVFQLFDKQTPRTAGRIATLAQSGFHNDITFHRVINQFVIQGGDPTGTGSGGSDLGDFDDEFVADLQHTSPGLLSMAKSLDDTNDSQFFVTEVATRHLDFNHSIFGKLIEGDAVREAISNVSTDGNDKPLAPVRIEATTVFQDSANRSLLLKAQEGVSGSSTITVSVSDGRSVTQRSFVVQFQPDLTGGTNNAAPFLAPLPATVYLVDDQPLALPLFATDVENNPIRFLTVANTNLTTTKVEAPITPVGQVAETNLTIQRKPGFTGTTQLTLRAQSNANATNDSQRDVHVFNVQIITGVLPGDANGDDQVGVADLQMVRAAFGFEGPDNPADVNDDGQVNLADLSIVRNTFGLAREAPPAPASSAMSSASDAMESRAGDRAVDAVFQALSLEPAMLGAAWHTDSRAKRASHNRVR; via the coding sequence ATGCCCAAGCAGTCGAAAACCCGAAAATCGCCGCTCAGTTGCCTGGAATCCTTGGAGGCCCGCTGGCTGTTCGCCGGCCAATTGCCCGGCCTGGGAGACGCCACGCGCCAGCACCTTTCCATTTTCATCAACGGCCAGGAGGAAGCGGTTCCGGCCGAAATCGGCGTGTTTCAAGACCACGTGGAACTCGTGCATACCAAGTTCAGCAATGGCGTGATCCGCGTGGCGCCGGGCGAGACGCCAACGGTTCCGACGGAATTGCCGACGCTGGGCGATTTCTTCGAGACCTGGCGGACGAAAGGTGGCATTGCCGGCAATCGGGCCGACGCCTTTTTTGACTCCACGCGTATTTTTGGCCACGCCGTCGACGCCGGACACACGCTGCGATTGTTCGTCAACGGCGTGCCAAGCACGCAATTCGACAATCACCGTCTAGGCTTCAACGAGGAATTGACGATCGTCTACGACGCAATCGCCAACACTTCGCCGCAACTGGTCGAACTGCCCAATGTCACGGTCTTGGGCGGCGCGCCGCTGCTTGTGGGGCTCGACGCCTTCGACGCGGATTTCGACGCGCTGTACTTTGACGTGCAGAGCAGCAACCCCCAGTTGCAGGCTTCGTTCCTGGAAGGCCGCAATCTGCGCATGAGCGTGCAAGGGTTCGGCGATATGGTGTTTCAACTCTTCGATAAGCAGACGCCTCGCACTGCGGGTCGGATCGCCACGCTCGCACAGTCCGGCTTTCACAACGACATCACGTTTCATCGCGTGATCAATCAATTTGTAATCCAAGGCGGAGATCCCACGGGGACCGGCAGCGGCGGCTCGGATCTGGGAGATTTCGATGATGAATTCGTCGCGGATCTCCAACACACCAGCCCCGGACTGCTGTCGATGGCGAAAAGCCTGGATGACACCAACGATTCGCAGTTCTTCGTCACTGAAGTGGCGACGCGACATCTGGACTTCAATCACTCGATCTTCGGCAAGTTGATCGAAGGCGATGCCGTTCGCGAAGCCATCAGCAATGTTTCCACAGATGGCAACGACAAGCCGCTGGCTCCCGTGCGGATCGAAGCCACGACCGTCTTCCAGGACAGCGCCAATCGATCGCTGCTGCTGAAAGCGCAAGAAGGAGTTTCGGGAAGTTCTACGATCACGGTTTCCGTGAGCGACGGGCGCTCCGTCACGCAGCGCAGTTTCGTCGTCCAATTTCAGCCGGATTTGACCGGCGGCACTAACAATGCGGCGCCGTTTCTCGCGCCACTGCCGGCCACCGTTTACTTGGTGGACGATCAGCCCTTGGCACTGCCGCTGTTCGCCACGGACGTGGAGAACAATCCGATCCGGTTCCTCACTGTGGCGAACACGAACCTGACGACGACCAAGGTCGAGGCGCCAATAACGCCGGTCGGGCAGGTCGCAGAAACGAACCTGACGATTCAGCGCAAGCCCGGGTTCACCGGCACAACGCAGCTTACGCTGCGCGCTCAATCGAATGCGAATGCGACCAATGATTCGCAACGCGACGTACACGTGTTCAATGTGCAGATCATTACCGGCGTGCTACCCGGTGACGCCAATGGCGACGACCAGGTCGGCGTGGCGGATTTGCAGATGGTCCGCGCGGCGTTTGGCTTCGAGGGCCCGGACAACCCGGCGGACGTGAACGACGATGGCCAGGTGAACCTGGCGGACTTGAGTATCGTCCGCAATACATTCGGACTGGCGCGGGAAGCGCCGCCAGCGCCTGCCAGTTCCGCCATGTCGTCGGCGAGCGACGCAATGGAATCTCGCGCCGGCGATCGGGCGGTGGACGCGGTGTTTCAGGCGCTCTCGCTCGAGCCAGCTATGCTTGGCGCCGCATGGCACACGGACAGCCGAGCCAAGCGAGCATCGCACAACCGAGTGCGTTAG
- a CDS encoding GHMP kinase — MIISKTPFRISFFGGGTDYPEHFNEHGGAVLGTAIDKCTYLACTRFYSKLFDYSIRLAYRQVECVNDLCAIQHAPLRECLRWVGVSENIEIDCMAELPSSVGLGTSSSFVVGVLNALYSFQGRVVHPLDLAHQAIEIEREVLHEAVGCQDQAFAALGGFQLLEFRRGPEILAHRVPLSAARQFEFEQHLLMVFTGIRRRASHLAERQVQRVAQNVERLNAMRRMVDEGYAILTGSGDLTTFGQLLHRSWEAKAGLDAAISNGVINEIYRAGCEAGASGGKLLGAGGGGFMLFFVAPERRDSVRAALAHLEEVPVEISAPGTKILHNEHALRVSPMSVPAAEDQAA, encoded by the coding sequence GTGATTATCAGCAAGACGCCGTTCCGCATCAGCTTTTTCGGCGGCGGAACCGATTACCCCGAGCATTTCAACGAGCATGGCGGCGCCGTGCTGGGAACCGCGATCGATAAATGCACCTATTTGGCCTGCACCCGGTTTTATTCAAAGCTGTTCGACTACTCGATTCGACTCGCGTATCGCCAGGTGGAATGCGTCAATGATCTTTGTGCCATTCAGCATGCGCCGTTGCGCGAGTGCCTGCGTTGGGTCGGAGTCTCGGAGAACATTGAAATCGACTGCATGGCGGAATTGCCGTCGTCAGTCGGCCTGGGCACGTCGAGCAGTTTTGTCGTCGGCGTGCTGAATGCGCTTTATAGCTTCCAAGGCCGCGTGGTGCATCCGTTGGATCTCGCGCATCAAGCGATCGAAATCGAACGTGAAGTCCTGCACGAAGCGGTCGGTTGCCAGGACCAAGCCTTTGCGGCGCTGGGCGGATTCCAGTTGCTGGAATTTCGCCGCGGCCCGGAGATTCTGGCGCACCGCGTACCGTTGTCCGCAGCACGGCAGTTCGAGTTCGAGCAACACCTGCTGATGGTTTTTACCGGAATTCGGCGGCGGGCCAGTCACCTGGCGGAACGCCAGGTACAACGCGTCGCGCAAAACGTCGAACGTCTAAACGCGATGCGGCGAATGGTGGACGAAGGGTACGCAATTCTAACCGGCAGCGGCGATCTCACCACTTTCGGACAATTGCTGCATCGCTCCTGGGAAGCGAAGGCCGGTCTCGACGCCGCGATCTCGAACGGCGTCATCAATGAGATTTACCGCGCCGGATGCGAGGCGGGCGCCAGCGGCGGCAAGCTCTTGGGCGCTGGCGGAGGAGGGTTCATGCTGTTCTTCGTCGCGCCGGAACGCCGCGATTCGGTCAGAGCGGCGCTTGCCCACTTGGAAGAGGTGCCCGTGGAAATCAGCGCGCCGGGCACCAAAATCCTGCACAACGAACATGCCCTGCGCGTGTCGCCAATGTCCGTCCCCGCCGCCGAAGATCAAGCGGCGTAA
- a CDS encoding sugar phosphate nucleotidyltransferase yields the protein MKRRRIDAACATGTLAPEHACAIILAGGRGTRISHLHPDVPKPFINAAGLPFIAWVLRHLRAQGLRRAVVSLGHLAAVGREQLAKCGVQGLRIDTVTERSPLGTAGALRYAAELVPDADPLILLNGDSLVTASFDAAWRALKDPACDGVLLGVDESDASRFGRLEVDAHDRLIGFREKQPGAGLVNAGVYFLRRRLLAFAPPRNPLSMETEFMPAILAAGARLEVCRCRAEFIDIGTPDTVREASAFITRHYLQGATT from the coding sequence TTGAAACGGCGACGCATAGATGCGGCTTGTGCGACGGGGACACTCGCTCCGGAGCACGCCTGCGCCATCATCTTGGCGGGCGGACGCGGTACGCGCATCAGCCACTTGCATCCCGACGTCCCCAAGCCATTCATCAATGCGGCCGGGTTGCCGTTCATCGCCTGGGTACTGCGACATCTGCGCGCACAAGGCCTGCGCCGGGCCGTAGTTTCGCTCGGGCACCTGGCCGCCGTCGGTCGCGAGCAACTGGCGAAGTGCGGCGTGCAGGGCCTGCGCATCGACACCGTGACCGAGCGCTCGCCGCTCGGTACGGCCGGCGCGCTCCGCTATGCAGCGGAACTTGTACCGGACGCCGATCCGCTGATTCTACTGAACGGCGACTCACTGGTGACGGCCTCCTTCGACGCTGCGTGGCGAGCTCTGAAAGATCCTGCCTGCGACGGCGTGCTGTTGGGCGTGGACGAATCGGATGCGAGTCGGTTTGGACGCCTGGAAGTCGACGCGCACGATCGATTGATCGGCTTTCGCGAAAAACAGCCGGGCGCCGGACTAGTGAACGCCGGCGTGTACTTTCTGCGGAGGCGCTTGCTTGCGTTCGCTCCGCCACGCAACCCGCTCAGCATGGAAACCGAATTCATGCCGGCAATTCTCGCAGCCGGCGCGCGGCTTGAAGTGTGCCGCTGCCGGGCGGAATTCATCGACATCGGTACGCCAGACACCGTGCGCGAAGCCAGCGCCTTTATCACCCGGCATTACTTGCAAGGGGCGACCACGTGA